The proteins below come from a single Sander lucioperca isolate FBNREF2018 chromosome 20, SLUC_FBN_1.2, whole genome shotgun sequence genomic window:
- the pik3cg gene encoding phosphatidylinositol 4,5-bisphosphate 3-kinase catalytic subunit gamma isoform, whose product MDGQQIPVSDQEPKALREDTRRRRRKKAIMSSSCTSMDQISVEFVLPTAARGGNNPDTLLLEVAGNWTVEQVKAQVWLKAVTLNLCPDFYQRFSPDHCILLYQKKGNVCEIYDKHQVFQTLDCIRYWRALKKDVGRIQLAPRPQPSDESQQYQRYLNYLIGYDVTDVSNVHDDELEFTRRKLLTPRRIQLADRDAKLYSMDPWVTRKPLPEHLLSKISNGHILVVIHIGTASQTIKVSIDNTPAQVLVSFLAKTANKRSLLGIPDNMCEADFVLRVCGREEYLYGDKPLQDFNWIRQCLKNGEEIHLVLEAPPDTDLDLVQKEDWAQVDDCTGVAGTHEQLTIDEKDHERVFTISMWDCNRKFRVKVLGIDIPSLPKIPEFIVFIEASIFHGQQLLAQERTSSKTFNEEVLWNCWLEFNIKIKDLPKGARLNLQVVCGKQSQTPNSKGSSAYQDNAAGTGSHDGKIKSRLLYYVNLLLIDHRSLLRQGEFILHMWKMPEKSEESSSSINADKLTSATNPDKASAMAVAILLDKYCYPVVLPKSRDVGRDAATGCEEAEGGERGQREMPNHLKKQFAAIVATDPLHPLSPEDKELLWHFRHECMRDPRAYPKLLGSVRWGKQEDVLATHRLLERSSAWDSSGLDVGLAMQLLDCHYSDAQVRSMAVRKLETLEDDDVLRYLLQLVQAVKFEPYHDSALVRFLLKTALRSKRIGHFLFWFLRSEIAQSMHYQQRYAVLLEAYLRGCGEDMLQDFRKQVEMTEALQKVTREVKAMSADKCDITAQVVFQLRQKLETLQSSGLPESFRVPYDPGLRAGALLIEQCKVMASKKKPLWLQFKRADPTTLSKDPIGIIFKDGDDLRQDMLILQILLIMESIWETESLDLCLLPYGCISTGNKIGMIETVKDATTIANIQQSVVGSTGAFKDEILCQWLRDKCVSEDKFQQAVERFLYSCGGYCVATYVLGIGDRHNDNIMITESGNLFHIDFGHILGNYKSFMGISKEWVPFVLTPDFLYVMGTSGKKSSPHFQKFQDVCVKAYLALRHHTNLLIILFSMMLMTGMPQLTSKEDIEYIREALTVGRSEDEAQRHLLDQIEICREKGWMVQINWFVHLVLGIKQGVEKRST is encoded by the exons ATGGACGGGCAGCAGATCCCGGTGAGCGACCAAGAACCCAAAGCCCTGCGAGAAGACacgcggaggaggaggagaaagaaggCCATCATGTCGTCGTCCTGCACCTCCATGGATCAGATCAGTGTTGAGTTTGTCCTGCCCACCGCGGCGCGGGGCGGAAACAACCCCGACACCCTGCTCCTGGAGGTGGCTGGAAACTGGACCGTGGAACAG GTGAAAGCTCAGGTGTGGCTGAAGGCGGTGACTTTAAACCTCTGTCCTGACTTCTACCAGCGCTTTTCCCCCGACCACTGCATCCTGCTCTACCAGAAGAAAGGCAACGTGTGCGAGATCTACGACAAGCACCAGGTGTTCCAGACGCTGGACTGCATCCGTTACTGGAGAG CCCTGAAGAAAGACGTGGGGCGGATCCAGCTGGCTCCCCGTCCGCAGCCCTCGGACGAGTCCCAGCAGTACCAGCGCTACCTCAACTACCTGATTGGCTACGACGTGACTGATGTCAGCAACGTGCACGACGATGAGCTGGAGTTCACCCGCAGGAAGCTGCTGACGCCGCGACGCATCCAGCTGGCTGACCGCGACGCAAAACTCTACTCCATGGACCCCTGGGTCACCCGCAAGCCGCTGCCTGAGCACCTGCTcagcaag ATCAGTAACGGTCACATTCTGGTGGTGATCCACATCGGCACGGCCAGCCAGACCATCAAGGTCTCCATCGACAACACGCCAGCACAG GTATTGGTGAGCTTTCTCGCCAAGACAGCAAATAAGAGAAGTTTGCTGGGCATTCCTGACAACATGTGCGAGGCCGACTTTGTGCTACGTGTGTGCGGAAG GGAGGAGTACCTGTACGGGGATAAACCGCTGCAGGACTTCAACTGGATCCGTCAGTGTCTGAAGAACGGGGAGGAAATCCACCTGGTTCTGGAGGCGCCACCTGATACAGACCTGGATCTGGTTCAGAAGGAGGACTGGGCACAAGTGGACGACTGCACCGGAGTCGCAG gtacCCATGAGCAGTTGACCATCGATGAGAAGGACCATGAACGAGTGTTCACCATCTCCATGTGGGACTGTAACAGGAAGTTCAGAGTGAAGGTGCTGGGTATTGACATCCCATCTCTCCCCAAAATTCCAGAGTTTATTGTCTTCATAGAAGCCAGCATCTTCCACGGCCAACAGCTTTTAGCCCAG GAGAGGACGTCCTCTAAAACCTTCAATGAAGAAGTGCTATGGAACTGCTGGTTGGAGTTTAACATTAAGATCAAGGACCTGCCCAAAGGAGCACGACTCAACCTCCAG GTGGTCTGCGGGAAGCAGTCCCAGACGCCAAACTCCAAGGGATCCTCCGCCTACCAGGATAATGCAGCGGGAACAGGCAGCCATGATG GAAAGATCAAGAGCCGTCTTCTGTACTACGTCAACCTGCTGCTGATCGACCACCGCTCCCTGCTGCGCCAGGGCGAGTTCATCCTCCACATGTGGAAAATGCCCGAGAAGAGcgaggagagcagcagcagcatcaacgCAGACAAGCTCACCTCGGCCACCAACCCCGACAAGGCCTCAGCCATGGCCGTCGCCATCCTGCTGGATAAGTACTGCTACCCCGTGGTGCTGCCCAAGAGTCGGGACGTGGGCCGGGACGCCGCCACCGGCTGCGAGGAGGCAGAGGGAGGGGAGCGCGGTCAGAGAGAGATGCCCAACCACCTGAAGAAACAGTTTGCGGCGATCGTGGCCACAGACCCCCTGCATCCGCTCAGCCCTGAAGACAAAGAGCTGCTGTGGCACTTCAGGCATGAGTGTATGCGCGACCCCAG GGCCTACCCAAAGCTCCTGGGTTCAGTCAGGTGGGGGAAACAGGAAGATGTTTTGGCAACACACCGTCTGTTGGAGCGCAGCAGTGCGTGGGACAGCAG TggtctggatgtgggtctggccaTGCAGCTACTGGACTGCCACTACTCGGATGCTCAGGTTCGCTCAATGGCCGTCAGGAAGCTGGAGACTCTGGAAGATGACGATGTGCTCCGATACCTTCTGCAGCTCGTACAG gcGGTCAAGTTTGAGCCCTACCATGACAGTGCCCTGGTCAGGTTCCTGCTGAAGACAGCTCTGAGG AGTAAGCGTATCGGCCATTTTCTCTTCTGGTTCCTGCGCAGTGAGATCGCTCAGTCCATGCATTACCAGCAGAGGTATGCTGTCCTGCTGGAGGCCTACCTCAGAGGCTGTGGTGAGGACATGCTGCAGGACTTCAGGAAACAG GTGGAGATGACGGAGGCTCTGCAGAAAGTCACCCGTGAGGTCAAGGCCATGTCTGCTGACAAGTGTGATATTACAGCACAAG TGGTGTTTCAGTTGCGTCAGAAGCTGGAGACTCTGCAGTCGTCCGGTCTGCCGGAGAGTTTCCGAGTCCCTTACGATCCTGGACTAAGAGCTGGAGCCCTGCTG ATCGAGCAGTGTAAAGTGATGGCGTCTAAGAAGAAGCCACTGTGGCTGCAGTTTAAAAGGGCCGACCCCACCACTCTGTCCAAAGACCCCATCGGCATCATCTTCAAAGACGGCGATGACCTCAGACAGGATATGCTCATCCTGCAG ATTCTGCTGATCATGGAGTCGATCTGGGAGACGGAATCACTGGATCTCTGTCTGTTACCATACGGCTGCATCTCCACTGGAAACAAAATAG GTATGATTGAGACTGTGAAGGACGCCACCACCATCGCTAACATCCAGCAGAGTGTTGTGGGAAGCACCGGAGCTTTTAAAGATGAAATCCTCTGTCAGTGGCTGCGGGACAAGTGTGTCAGCGAGGACAAG tTCCAGCAGGCTGTGGAGAGGTTCCTGTATTCCTGCGGTGGCTACTGTGTGGCTACCTACGTTCTGGGTATTGGGGATCGCCACAATGACAACATCATGATCACCGAATCTG GGAATCTCTTCCACATCGACTTTGGTCACATCCTGGGGAATTATAAGAGTTTCATGGGAATCAGTAAGGAGTGGGTTCCCTTTGTGCTCACACCAGACTTCCTGTATGTCATGGGAACATCGGGAAAGAAAAGTAGCCCCCACTTCCAGAAATTCCAG gatgtgtgtgtgaaggctTACCTCGCACTTCGGCACCACACCAACCTGCTCATCATCCTCTTCTCCATGATGCTGATGACCG GCATGCCCCAGCTGACCAGCAAGGAGGATATCGAGTACATCCGCGAGGCGCTGACAGTCGGCCGCAGCGAGGACGAGGCGCAGCGCCACCTCCTGGACCAGATAGAGATCTGCAGGGAAAAGGGCTGGATGGTTCAGATCAACTGGTTTGTTCACCTGGTGCTGGGGATCAAGCAGGGTGTGGAGAAACGGTCCACTTAG
- the LOC116054768 gene encoding HMG box-containing protein 1-like isoform X1, whose amino-acid sequence MVWEVVTPAVPSSEPKHHNMRHSEPQGEHTGVMVDADGDQSLLCCEEHLPSSPGFPTSDSYMEYDDLPDLQVVQEEAEPTAPPVYPLDLGVSHQERRAHAQPPDTHWLTQLAHIATGPQSPLLQESPHSSSSSVCLSSARSNLHSYSRPPPPHPSSTLSAPRGHGRERRRSRKSSECGSAVSTRSSLSDDEDMGWSFSCPPTAWHCFLKGTHLRFHRGSNVEWQDVEDLDSAHEDSGDEEQPRSLKSYGSEGLQLVEHSEIVLSGQAVLQLTFDPGAFGHTPMTARCQLDHPFYVKNKGWTSFHPSLTVVRYGIPCYEMEVGDVCLPPGHRDAKHTDDSQVFDTFKSYDFTPLDSSAVYVLSSMARRRRASQSSGGAVSPDRDTLQDTPSPGHSHSPRQKPTKSQQASTAGSNNATPNRCKRPMNAFMLFAKKFRVEYTQMYPGKDNRAISVLLGEQWKKMRSEERRTFTVEAKALADEQKRLNPDCWKRKRTNSGCQGN is encoded by the exons ATGGTTTGGGAGGTGGTGACCCCAGCTGTGCCGTCCAGTGAACCCAAACATCACAACATGCGGCATTCTGAGCCTCAGGGTGAACACACAG GAGTGATGGTGGATGCCGATGGAGACCAATCACTGCTCTGCTGTGAGGAACACCTCCCCTCCTCACCTGGCTTCCCCACCAGTGACAGTTACATGGAATACG ACGACCTCCCAGACCTGCAGGTGGTTCAGGAGGAGGCGGAGCCAACAGCACCACCTGTCTACCCGCTGGACTTAGGTGTGTCCCACCAGGAGCGACGTGCGCACGCCCAGCCTCCTGACACACACTGGCTGACTCAGCTGGCTCACATCGCCACCGGACCTCAGAGCCCACTGCTACAAGAGTCTCCTCACAGCAG CTCCTCTTCGGTCTGCCTCTCCAGCGCCAGAAGCAATCTACATTCCTACTCTCGGCCTCCTCCCCCTCACCCCAGCAGCACCCTGTCGGCCCCCAGAGGTCATGGCAGGGAGCGTCGGCGTAGCAGG AAGAGCAGTGAATGTGGTTCTGCAGTGTCAACCAGATCCTCTCTATCTGATGACGAAGACATGGGCTGGAGCTTCTCCTGTCCACCCACGGCCTGGCACTGCTTTCTCAAAG GCACTCATCTGCGCTTCCACCGCGGCTCTAATGTGGAGTGGCAGGACGTCGAGGACCTGGACTCTGCTCATGAAGACTCTGGTGATGAGGAACAGCCCAGATCTCTGAAG AGTTATGGCTCTGAGGGTCTGCAGCTGGTGGAGCATTCAGAGATTGTGTTGTCTGGTCAGGCTGTCCTAcagctgacctttgaccccggGGCATTCGGACACACCCCCATGACCGCCCGGTGCCAACTTGATCACCCCTTCTACGTCAAAAACAAAG GGTGGACGTCGTTTCACCCGAGCTTGACCGTGGTGCGTTATGGGATACCGTGCTATGAAATGGAGGTGGGAGACGTGTGCCTTCCTCCAGGACACAGAGATGCCAAACACACTGACGACTCACAGGTCTTTGACACATTCAAGAG TTATGATTTCACTCCTCTGGACTCGTCTGCGGTGTACGTGTTGAGCAGTATGGCCAGACGGCGGCGTGCCTCGCAGTCCAGCGGAGGAGCTGTTTCTCCAGATAGAGACACATTACAAG ACACCCCGAGTCCCGGTCACTCCCACTCTCCTCGTCAAAAGCCAACCAAAAGCCAGCAAGCCAGCACAGCAGGAAGTAATAATGCCACGCCCAATAGGTGCAAGCGGCCAATGAACGCCTTCATGCTGTTTGCCAAGAAGTTCAGGGTGGAGTACACACAGATGTACCCAGGCAAGGACAACAG AGCGATCAGCGTCCTCCTTGGGGAGCAGTGGAAGAAAATGCGAAGTGAGGAGCGGCGGACGTTCACCGTAGAGGCCAAAGCCCTTGCAGACGAACAGAAAAGACTCAACCCAGACTGCTGGAAACGCAAACGAACCAACTCT GGTTGTCAGGGAAATTAA
- the LOC116054768 gene encoding HMG box-containing protein 1-like isoform X2, with amino-acid sequence MVDADGDQSLLCCEEHLPSSPGFPTSDSYMEYDDLPDLQVVQEEAEPTAPPVYPLDLGVSHQERRAHAQPPDTHWLTQLAHIATGPQSPLLQESPHSSSSSVCLSSARSNLHSYSRPPPPHPSSTLSAPRGHGRERRRSRKSSECGSAVSTRSSLSDDEDMGWSFSCPPTAWHCFLKGTHLRFHRGSNVEWQDVEDLDSAHEDSGDEEQPRSLKSYGSEGLQLVEHSEIVLSGQAVLQLTFDPGAFGHTPMTARCQLDHPFYVKNKGWTSFHPSLTVVRYGIPCYEMEVGDVCLPPGHRDAKHTDDSQVFDTFKSYDFTPLDSSAVYVLSSMARRRRASQSSGGAVSPDRDTLQDTPSPGHSHSPRQKPTKSQQASTAGSNNATPNRCKRPMNAFMLFAKKFRVEYTQMYPGKDNRAISVLLGEQWKKMRSEERRTFTVEAKALADEQKRLNPDCWKRKRTNSGCQGN; translated from the exons ATGGTGGATGCCGATGGAGACCAATCACTGCTCTGCTGTGAGGAACACCTCCCCTCCTCACCTGGCTTCCCCACCAGTGACAGTTACATGGAATACG ACGACCTCCCAGACCTGCAGGTGGTTCAGGAGGAGGCGGAGCCAACAGCACCACCTGTCTACCCGCTGGACTTAGGTGTGTCCCACCAGGAGCGACGTGCGCACGCCCAGCCTCCTGACACACACTGGCTGACTCAGCTGGCTCACATCGCCACCGGACCTCAGAGCCCACTGCTACAAGAGTCTCCTCACAGCAG CTCCTCTTCGGTCTGCCTCTCCAGCGCCAGAAGCAATCTACATTCCTACTCTCGGCCTCCTCCCCCTCACCCCAGCAGCACCCTGTCGGCCCCCAGAGGTCATGGCAGGGAGCGTCGGCGTAGCAGG AAGAGCAGTGAATGTGGTTCTGCAGTGTCAACCAGATCCTCTCTATCTGATGACGAAGACATGGGCTGGAGCTTCTCCTGTCCACCCACGGCCTGGCACTGCTTTCTCAAAG GCACTCATCTGCGCTTCCACCGCGGCTCTAATGTGGAGTGGCAGGACGTCGAGGACCTGGACTCTGCTCATGAAGACTCTGGTGATGAGGAACAGCCCAGATCTCTGAAG AGTTATGGCTCTGAGGGTCTGCAGCTGGTGGAGCATTCAGAGATTGTGTTGTCTGGTCAGGCTGTCCTAcagctgacctttgaccccggGGCATTCGGACACACCCCCATGACCGCCCGGTGCCAACTTGATCACCCCTTCTACGTCAAAAACAAAG GGTGGACGTCGTTTCACCCGAGCTTGACCGTGGTGCGTTATGGGATACCGTGCTATGAAATGGAGGTGGGAGACGTGTGCCTTCCTCCAGGACACAGAGATGCCAAACACACTGACGACTCACAGGTCTTTGACACATTCAAGAG TTATGATTTCACTCCTCTGGACTCGTCTGCGGTGTACGTGTTGAGCAGTATGGCCAGACGGCGGCGTGCCTCGCAGTCCAGCGGAGGAGCTGTTTCTCCAGATAGAGACACATTACAAG ACACCCCGAGTCCCGGTCACTCCCACTCTCCTCGTCAAAAGCCAACCAAAAGCCAGCAAGCCAGCACAGCAGGAAGTAATAATGCCACGCCCAATAGGTGCAAGCGGCCAATGAACGCCTTCATGCTGTTTGCCAAGAAGTTCAGGGTGGAGTACACACAGATGTACCCAGGCAAGGACAACAG AGCGATCAGCGTCCTCCTTGGGGAGCAGTGGAAGAAAATGCGAAGTGAGGAGCGGCGGACGTTCACCGTAGAGGCCAAAGCCCTTGCAGACGAACAGAAAAGACTCAACCCAGACTGCTGGAAACGCAAACGAACCAACTCT GGTTGTCAGGGAAATTAA